Proteins from one Microcoleus sp. FACHB-672 genomic window:
- a CDS encoding ureidoglycolate lyase, translating into MLVQQLKANWITPANFQPYGQVIYASKDGETYNSEDAQLILDRGIPRFYIMRLGEKGRKFHKITRHLNCTQCLGALEGKEWLMAVAPPAARDKPVLEEIAAFRIPGNCFIKLHLGTWHAGPYFDHEFVDFYNLELSDTNINDHDTCNLLETYRVELEMV; encoded by the coding sequence ATGCTCGTTCAACAGTTAAAAGCAAATTGGATTACACCGGCAAACTTTCAGCCTTACGGCCAAGTAATCTACGCTAGTAAAGACGGTGAAACCTATAATTCAGAAGACGCTCAATTGATACTTGATCGTGGAATTCCCCGATTTTATATCATGCGACTGGGTGAAAAAGGCCGGAAATTTCACAAAATTACTCGCCATCTTAACTGCACTCAATGTTTGGGTGCTTTGGAAGGGAAAGAGTGGTTGATGGCAGTTGCACCGCCGGCAGCTCGTGACAAGCCCGTGTTAGAAGAAATTGCGGCTTTTCGGATTCCCGGTAATTGTTTTATTAAATTACACTTGGGGACTTGGCACGCCGGCCCTTATTTCGACCATGAATTTGTCGATTTTTACAATTTGGAACTCAGTGACACGAATATTAACGATCACGACACTTGTAATTTACTGGAAACTTATCGTGTTGAGTTAGAAATGGTTTAA
- a CDS encoding potassium channel family protein, whose protein sequence is MYVLIGGAGLVGLTLAQKLVELGHTVAVIDIDPNACRYVREQVGAMAFEGSAVSTEVLLEAGIRKADSLAAVLRNDALNLAMVTLAKHYGVSHILTRLRHPDFAPPLRLAGATHIISTVELGVSTMVNAIEYPQVESMMHFEQGQIEVLKLPIPNNCYVVGRSVAEIAQDSRFPTGSLIIGYQPHPQENLMIPNGSTVLEPGSTVLIVTKPGSLHQVIDFFEGCK, encoded by the coding sequence ATGTACGTGCTAATTGGCGGAGCCGGCTTAGTGGGGTTAACTTTGGCGCAAAAATTGGTAGAACTTGGGCATACTGTTGCCGTCATTGACATCGATCCTAACGCTTGCCGGTATGTCCGCGAACAAGTGGGAGCAATGGCTTTTGAAGGTAGTGCTGTTAGTACGGAAGTGCTGCTAGAAGCTGGAATTCGTAAAGCCGACTCCTTAGCAGCAGTTCTGCGAAACGATGCCTTAAATCTAGCAATGGTGACGCTTGCCAAACATTACGGAGTTTCCCACATTTTGACTCGATTGCGTCATCCTGATTTTGCTCCCCCGCTTCGTCTAGCTGGAGCTACCCATATTATCAGTACCGTTGAGCTAGGGGTTTCAACAATGGTTAATGCTATTGAATACCCTCAAGTTGAATCAATGATGCATTTTGAGCAGGGACAAATTGAGGTTTTAAAACTTCCTATCCCCAACAATTGCTATGTTGTTGGTCGTAGCGTTGCTGAAATTGCTCAAGATTCTCGATTCCCTACCGGCTCCCTGATTATTGGCTATCAACCCCATCCCCAAGAAAATTTGATGATTCCTAACGGCAGTACCGTACTAGAACCAGGTTCAACTGTGCTGATTGTAACTAAGCCAGGGTCATTACATCAAGTTATTGATTTCTTTGAAGGATGTAAATAA
- a CDS encoding DUF3124 domain-containing protein, whose protein sequence is MKRFLTFLVLIFVVLLSSCNSLNISTKQATNPDNSTQSQLQIVTLDENIKIAAGETLYVPVYSHIYYEDQHKVLNLAATLSLRNTDFINPIIITSVQYYDSNGKLVKQYLEKPIQLNAMASTDFVVRRTDTTGGVGANFIVEWIAEKEVSGPVIEAVMIGAESTQGISFVSSGRVIKTQKNSKLYPPKDNS, encoded by the coding sequence ATGAAGCGATTCCTAACTTTTTTGGTATTGATTTTTGTTGTTTTGCTTTCTTCTTGCAACTCGCTTAATATTTCAACCAAGCAAGCAACCAATCCTGATAATTCAACTCAATCTCAACTCCAGATAGTTACTTTGGATGAAAATATAAAAATAGCTGCCGGTGAAACTTTATATGTTCCTGTGTATTCGCATATTTATTATGAAGATCAGCATAAAGTTCTTAATTTAGCTGCAACTCTCAGTCTTCGTAACACAGATTTTATCAATCCTATCATTATCACTTCCGTCCAATATTATGATTCAAACGGTAAATTAGTTAAGCAATATTTAGAGAAACCCATTCAACTCAATGCGATGGCATCTACAGATTTTGTTGTTCGTAGAACTGACACCACTGGAGGTGTAGGAGCTAACTTTATCGTGGAGTGGATAGCTGAAAAAGAAGTATCTGGGCCTGTAATTGAAGCCGTGATGATAGGAGCTGAATCAACTCAAGGAATTTCTTTTGTGAGTTCTGGCCGGGTGATTAAAACTCAAAAAAATTCTAAGCTTTACCCACCAAAAGATAATTCCTAA
- a CDS encoding cation:proton antiporter, producing the protein MPCHLGQLLLANLDAAVSNSQENVAELVITLIILLLGATGVALLTRRFRLPYVTGLVLAGLAVTDLLPRRTGLDPSLVLNLFLPILIFEAGINTDISRLRSTFKPIALLAVPGSAISSGIIAILLKFGLGLAWIPAILLGVILANTDTVSMIAIFKEMPVPSRLSTIVEGETLFNDATALVLFNLVLQVYSTGSLTFLEGVQGFLFIAIGGIIIGLILGYLSIPIFARLDDPLSSLLLTVAVALGTFQVGQSLGVSGAVAVVVAGLIFGNLGLSRTTSASTRITLLSFWEYASFSVNTFIFLLIGVEIDLITLWNALPAVLLAVLAFQAGRILSVYPLLAGIRWIDRPIPLPWQHLLFLGNIKGSLSMALALSLPTTLPGREGFIAIIYGCVLLSLVGQGSSLPWVVKRLNLSKFSEAKQQIEELQAQLITSKAAQDELDTLLKSGVLPKSVYEEMRSAYQVRVAGAEKSLREIYNRRPDEFDNKSGEIGKLDAIRRRLLLAEKAALNEAIRTRILSEEIVRGRLTKLDEQLLILEDD; encoded by the coding sequence ATGCCATGCCATTTAGGGCAGTTACTCCTAGCCAACCTAGATGCCGCAGTTAGCAACAGTCAGGAAAATGTTGCTGAATTAGTTATTACTCTAATCATTTTGCTCTTGGGTGCTACCGGCGTTGCCCTTCTAACACGCCGGTTTCGTCTTCCCTACGTTACGGGTTTAGTATTAGCCGGCTTAGCTGTTACTGATTTGCTACCCCGCCGTACTGGACTAGATCCGTCCCTAGTGTTGAATCTTTTCCTGCCTATTCTCATCTTTGAAGCCGGCATCAATACAGATATTAGCCGTCTCCGCAGCACCTTTAAACCAATTGCTCTCCTAGCTGTGCCAGGATCTGCGATCTCATCAGGTATTATTGCTATTCTATTGAAATTTGGCCTCGGACTCGCTTGGATACCCGCGATACTTCTAGGAGTCATTTTGGCAAACACTGATACAGTTTCAATGATTGCCATTTTTAAAGAAATGCCTGTCCCCTCAAGACTTTCGACAATTGTTGAAGGAGAAACCTTATTCAATGATGCCACAGCCCTAGTTTTGTTTAACCTAGTTTTACAAGTTTATTCAACCGGCTCACTGACATTTCTAGAAGGAGTCCAAGGGTTTTTATTTATCGCTATCGGAGGCATCATTATAGGGTTAATCTTAGGTTATTTGAGTATCCCTATATTTGCTCGCTTAGATGACCCCCTAAGCAGTCTTTTACTAACAGTTGCCGTTGCCTTAGGAACTTTTCAGGTCGGCCAATCTCTCGGTGTTTCCGGTGCTGTCGCAGTCGTTGTGGCTGGATTAATTTTTGGGAATCTGGGGCTTTCTCGTACCACTTCTGCTTCAACTCGCATTACCTTATTAAGCTTTTGGGAATATGCAAGTTTTAGCGTCAACACCTTTATTTTTCTGCTGATTGGTGTAGAAATAGATTTAATCACGCTCTGGAACGCGTTACCAGCTGTTTTACTTGCTGTTTTGGCTTTTCAAGCTGGTCGTATTCTCTCAGTTTATCCGCTGCTGGCAGGGATTCGTTGGATAGATCGCCCAATTCCCCTACCCTGGCAACATTTACTCTTTCTAGGTAATATTAAAGGTTCGCTTTCAATGGCTTTGGCATTAAGCTTACCCACCACACTACCAGGGCGTGAAGGTTTTATCGCTATAATTTACGGCTGTGTGTTACTGTCCTTAGTCGGACAGGGTTCAAGCTTGCCTTGGGTAGTAAAACGCTTAAATTTATCTAAGTTTTCAGAAGCAAAGCAGCAGATTGAAGAATTGCAAGCTCAGTTAATCACGTCTAAGGCAGCACAAGATGAATTAGACACCTTGTTGAAGTCAGGAGTATTGCCAAAATCTGTTTATGAAGAGATGCGCTCAGCTTATCAAGTGCGGGTAGCCGGCGCGGAAAAATCGCTACGGGAAATTTACAATCGCCGCCCAGATGAGTTTGATAACAAAAGTGGTGAAATTGGGAAACTTGATGCTATTCGTCGGCGTTTATTGCTAGCAGAGAAAGCAGCACTCAACGAAGCAATCCGCACGCGAATTCTTTCAGAAGAAATTGTGCGAGGCCGGCTAACAAAACTAGATGAGCAGTTACTTATATTAGAAGATGATTGA
- a CDS encoding DUF952 domain-containing protein codes for MSVILHITKREQWEHAKPAGVYYSPTLETEGFIHCSTPQQIIQTANLFFKNQKGLVIFCIQEEQVQSEIRYEAVESKHFPHIYGPLNLDAVIQVIDFEPQEDGKFELPDAVANI; via the coding sequence GTGAGTGTTATTTTACACATTACAAAGCGCGAACAGTGGGAACACGCAAAACCGGCAGGAGTTTATTACAGCCCAACATTAGAGACAGAAGGCTTTATTCACTGCTCAACCCCTCAGCAAATTATCCAAACTGCTAACCTTTTTTTTAAGAATCAAAAAGGCTTAGTTATTTTTTGTATTCAAGAAGAACAAGTTCAATCAGAAATTCGATATGAAGCGGTAGAAAGTAAGCATTTTCCTCACATCTATGGGCCGTTAAATCTTGATGCCGTTATCCAAGTGATAGATTTTGAACCTCAAGAAGATGGTAAATTTGAGTTGCCAGATGCCGTTGCTAATATTTAG
- a CDS encoding cupin domain-containing protein, with product MDASRCVIPVVKSPKDYQAFRISPNDTNRLAIVFEPTTANFSVTLCVEIFDVGGKTPPNRHQYATEMFFILKGEGQASCDGKTVPIRAGDSILVPPTGIHLIENTGSSRLYALCIMVPNENFAELIHSGVPVELDEEDLSVLRRTAVPAFR from the coding sequence ATGGATGCCTCTCGTTGCGTGATTCCGGTGGTCAAGTCTCCCAAGGACTATCAAGCATTTCGCATTAGTCCTAATGATACGAATCGTTTAGCCATTGTATTTGAGCCAACAACTGCAAATTTTTCTGTGACGTTATGTGTGGAAATCTTTGATGTTGGCGGAAAAACGCCTCCTAACCGGCATCAATACGCCACTGAAATGTTTTTCATTCTCAAAGGAGAAGGACAAGCAAGCTGTGATGGAAAAACCGTTCCAATTCGTGCCGGCGATAGTATTTTAGTGCCACCCACGGGTATCCATCTGATTGAAAATACAGGTTCTAGCCGGCTGTATGCCTTGTGTATTATGGTGCCGAATGAAAACTTTGCTGAACTGATTCATAGTGGAGTGCCGGTGGAACTGGATGAAGAGGATTTAAGCGTTTTGCGTAGAACAGCAGTGCCGGCTTTTCGCTAA
- a CDS encoding cysteine hydrolase family protein codes for MNINPDLRILGVPPNAWAVDEAIADITRPPLEPHPVNLVTETKKLRLDLAKAAILVIDMQNDFCHPDGWLAHIGVDVTPARSPIEPLQALLPALRKTGIPVIWINWGNRPDLLNISAASRHVYNPAGNGVGLGDPLPNNGAKVLEAGSWAAAVVDELEPLPQDIRVDKYRMSGFWDTPLDSILRNLGKTTLFFAGVNVDQCVMATLQDANFLGYDCILVKDCAGTTSPDFCLQATLYNVKQCFGFVTDSQGIFDALEN; via the coding sequence ATGAATATAAATCCCGATTTACGCATTTTAGGAGTTCCCCCTAACGCTTGGGCAGTTGATGAAGCGATTGCAGATATCACCCGCCCTCCCTTGGAACCGCACCCAGTTAATTTAGTAACAGAAACTAAAAAATTACGCCTAGACTTGGCAAAAGCAGCCATTCTTGTGATTGATATGCAGAATGACTTTTGCCACCCAGATGGTTGGTTGGCGCATATTGGCGTGGATGTGACACCGGCACGATCTCCTATTGAGCCTTTACAAGCATTGCTGCCGGCGCTGCGAAAAACCGGCATTCCTGTAATTTGGATTAATTGGGGTAATCGACCGGATTTGTTAAATATTAGCGCTGCCTCACGTCATGTTTACAACCCTGCTGGGAACGGCGTTGGACTCGGTGATCCGTTGCCGAATAACGGTGCGAAGGTATTAGAAGCCGGCAGTTGGGCCGCCGCCGTTGTTGATGAACTTGAACCGTTACCCCAAGATATCCGAGTGGATAAATATCGAATGAGTGGGTTTTGGGACACGCCTTTAGATAGCATCTTACGGAACTTGGGAAAAACCACTTTATTCTTTGCCGGCGTAAATGTCGATCAGTGTGTGATGGCAACCCTGCAAGATGCAAATTTCCTCGGTTATGACTGTATTTTAGTTAAAGATTGCGCCGGCACCACGTCCCCAGACTTTTGCCTGCAAGCAACCCTTTATAATGTTAAGCAGTGCTTCGGATTTGTGACAGATTCTCAAGGGATTTTCGATGCCCTTGAAAATTGA
- the tyrA gene encoding bifunctional chorismate mutase/prephenate dehydrogenase has product MTNNKLEQIDQNLIKLLKERISLLAESERPSLEEQLSQSKPLLVQEGVPEFVWENVITSCAAALATAPLSATNVTPRRVVVVGGRGMMGQFFTQQLTAAGHQVKSLGRNDWNQAENLLGDAEFVLVCVPIERTIEIIEQTAKYLSPTAVLADITSIKTPFVEAMLKYHSGPVVGLHPMFGPGVKSFLSQTVVACPGRGEAAFQWLLELIKSLGSNLIVCPAEEHDQMMIAVQAIRHFSTFSLGVFLAEEGVDITRSLEFSSPIYRLGINLVSRLFAQDASLYVDIMLATEERCEAIARLATTISRLANLVTEKDRDALLSQFEQVHSVYREEADRAMRESNHVLNALSAIIAAGEVEQGKY; this is encoded by the coding sequence ATGACGAATAACAAACTCGAACAAATCGACCAAAATCTAATTAAGCTATTAAAGGAAAGAATTTCGCTATTAGCTGAATCTGAACGTCCTTCTCTAGAAGAACAACTGTCTCAATCGAAACCCCTACTTGTCCAAGAGGGCGTTCCTGAATTTGTCTGGGAAAACGTCATTACCAGTTGCGCGGCTGCGCTTGCCACTGCCCCCTTATCTGCAACAAACGTCACTCCGCGACGCGTGGTTGTGGTTGGTGGGCGGGGCATGATGGGGCAATTTTTCACGCAGCAGCTAACCGCAGCAGGACATCAAGTTAAAAGTTTAGGGCGCAATGACTGGAACCAAGCTGAGAACCTGCTAGGTGATGCAGAATTTGTTTTGGTTTGCGTTCCGATTGAACGGACAATAGAAATAATTGAGCAAACTGCTAAATATCTTTCACCGACTGCTGTGCTAGCTGATATTACTAGCATTAAAACTCCCTTTGTGGAGGCGATGCTGAAGTACCATAGCGGGCCGGTTGTGGGCTTGCATCCGATGTTTGGCCCTGGTGTTAAATCATTTTTATCTCAAACAGTTGTCGCTTGTCCGGGGCGGGGCGAAGCAGCGTTTCAATGGCTTTTAGAGTTAATTAAAAGCCTGGGCAGTAACTTAATTGTCTGTCCAGCAGAAGAACATGATCAAATGATGATTGCGGTTCAGGCGATTCGGCATTTTTCTACGTTTAGCTTAGGTGTTTTCTTAGCAGAAGAAGGCGTTGACATTACTCGCAGTTTAGAATTTTCAAGCCCGATTTATCGCCTAGGAATTAATTTAGTGAGCCGGCTTTTCGCTCAGGATGCCTCGCTGTATGTAGACATCATGCTGGCAACAGAAGAACGCTGTGAAGCGATTGCGAGACTGGCAACCACCATCAGCCGGCTGGCAAATTTAGTCACAGAAAAAGATCGGGATGCCTTGCTGAGCCAATTTGAACAAGTTCACAGTGTGTATAGAGAAGAGGCTGATCGCGCCATGCGAGAAAGCAACCACGTCCTCAATGCTTTGAGTGCAATCATCGCTGCCGGTGAGGTTGAACAAGGCAAGTATTAA
- the bcp gene encoding thioredoxin-dependent thiol peroxidase codes for MTLQPGDIAPDFSLPDAGGNAVRLADFRGKQVVLYFYPRDNTPGCTKEACGFKDAHSNYQAQDVVVLGISPDDAKSHTKFAQKFQLPFPLLCDLDAKVATAYESYGLKKFMGKEFMGVHRTTFVIGADGRIEKIYRKVKPESHAAQILADLGQEKG; via the coding sequence ATGACCCTTCAACCTGGTGATATCGCTCCCGACTTTAGCCTGCCCGACGCCGGTGGCAACGCAGTTCGTTTAGCAGATTTTCGGGGAAAGCAAGTTGTACTCTACTTTTACCCCCGCGATAACACTCCAGGCTGCACGAAAGAAGCTTGCGGTTTTAAAGATGCCCACTCCAATTATCAGGCTCAAGATGTGGTGGTATTGGGTATCAGCCCAGATGATGCCAAATCCCACACAAAATTTGCTCAGAAATTTCAACTGCCCTTTCCCCTCCTGTGCGATCTCGATGCCAAAGTGGCGACTGCTTATGAAAGCTATGGACTTAAAAAATTTATGGGGAAAGAATTTATGGGCGTTCACCGCACGACGTTTGTGATCGGTGCAGATGGTAGGATTGAAAAAATCTACCGCAAAGTGAAACCGGAATCCCACGCCGCCCAAATCCTCGCTGACTTGGGACAAGAGAAGGGGTGA
- a CDS encoding NUDIX domain-containing protein, whose protein sequence is MRRLWQFVQTVLGIIFRHPITGTTIIPILPDGKIALVRRQDTGEWGLPGGIVNWGEDIATAAKRELAEETGLELVKVRRLVGVYSAPDRDPRIHSICILIEAEVQGNMQIEDSLEIGEVRAFLPADLPEGKLAHDHTQQLQDYLNGVTTLA, encoded by the coding sequence ATGCGTCGTTTATGGCAGTTCGTGCAAACCGTGCTGGGGATTATTTTCCGTCATCCAATCACCGGCACTACCATCATCCCCATATTACCTGATGGCAAGATTGCCTTAGTTCGCCGGCAAGATACAGGTGAGTGGGGTTTGCCGGGAGGCATTGTGAATTGGGGAGAAGATATTGCCACTGCTGCTAAACGCGAACTCGCAGAAGAAACGGGGCTGGAATTAGTAAAAGTTCGCCGATTAGTTGGCGTTTATTCTGCACCTGATCGCGATCCGAGAATTCATTCTATTTGCATTCTCATAGAAGCAGAAGTGCAAGGAAATATGCAAATTGAGGATAGTCTAGAAATTGGAGAAGTTCGGGCATTTTTGCCGGCAGACTTGCCAGAAGGTAAACTTGCTCACGATCACACCCAACAATTACAAGACTATTTAAACGGTGTCACTACCTTAGCTTAA
- a CDS encoding pantothenate kinase: MNQAKRDGKSWLALAIGNSRLHWARFTGSTLEGFWDTPHLPASIVQQLIESNFEANVWLQEIPDLVETKILLSDSKPPALWIASVVPDQLKLWQTYSNAQIITLDNLPLLGMYPTLGIDRALALWGAGNQLDWPVLVIDAGTALTFTGADQYRQLVGGAILPGLGLQLQSLSQKTAALPLVNTSSEASLPSRWALNTPDAIQSGIIYSLLAGICNFIEDWCRRFPDSCVALTGGDSQVLFIYLQVFSREIAAKIVVDPHLIFWGIRERVFAENSSQ; this comes from the coding sequence ATGAATCAAGCAAAGCGAGATGGCAAAAGCTGGTTAGCATTGGCAATCGGCAATTCTCGGCTGCACTGGGCGCGGTTCACCGGCAGCACCCTTGAGGGATTTTGGGATACACCTCACCTGCCGGCATCTATAGTTCAGCAGTTGATAGAAAGCAATTTTGAGGCGAATGTCTGGTTGCAAGAAATCCCTGATCTTGTAGAGACAAAGATATTGCTATCAGACAGCAAACCTCCGGCACTTTGGATCGCTTCTGTTGTCCCAGATCAGCTCAAACTTTGGCAAACTTATTCAAACGCGCAGATCATTACGTTGGATAATTTACCGTTATTGGGTATGTATCCCACCTTGGGAATTGACCGCGCTTTGGCTTTGTGGGGTGCCGGCAACCAGTTAGATTGGCCGGTTTTAGTCATTGATGCCGGTACTGCTTTAACCTTTACCGGCGCAGATCAATACCGGCAGCTTGTCGGTGGTGCAATCTTGCCGGGTTTGGGCTTACAGTTGCAGTCTCTTTCACAAAAAACTGCTGCGTTGCCACTTGTCAATACGTCCTCTGAAGCATCTCTTCCCTCACGCTGGGCATTGAATACTCCAGATGCCATTCAAAGCGGAATTATTTACAGTCTTTTAGCCGGCATCTGTAATTTTATTGAGGATTGGTGCCGGCGATTTCCTGATAGTTGTGTCGCACTTACCGGCGGTGATAGTCAGGTTTTATTTATCTATCTTCAAGTCTTTTCTAGGGAAATTGCAGCTAAAATAGTTGTTGATCCTCACCTAATTTTTTGGGGAATTCGTGAGCGAGTTTTTGCTGAGAATTCATCACAGTAA